The nucleotide window AGGCGGCCACGACATCGTGTCAGCCGGTTACCGGACCTCGGCCACCGAGCACCTGGCCGCGTGGGCCCCGTGCATCGGCATCTCGGTCAGCCCCGGGTGGTACACGTGCAGGCTGACGGCGGGTTCGAGCGTGTCGTTGACGACCTCGTGCGCGTAGCCGGGCGCGAACACGCGCTGCGCGCCCGCGCCCAGGGCGCGTGTGCCCCGCTCGGTGCGCTCGGTGAGCGCGCCCTGCAGGACGGTGAGCACGCCGGAGGAGGGGCCGTGGTCGTGCAGTCCGCTGCCCTGCCCGGGCACCCAGGACAGCAGCCACACCTCGTAGCCGGGGCCGGTTCGCAGGCGGTGGTACCAGCGGGAGGTCGCGTCGTACCGCACGAGGTGCTCCCACCGGGAGCGGTCGGCGGCGAGGGAGCGGGCGAGGCCGACGAACTCGGACACGGTGGCCGGATGCTCGCGCGGCGGCTGGAGCAGGTGCGGTACTTCGAGGATGTCGCCGGCGATCTGGAGGTCGCTGTCGCTGTTCATGGGGTGCGGTGGATTCCTCGGCGGATGGGAGTGCTGGAGGTCTGGGATGTCACGTACCGGCCGCCCGGATCGCGGGCGTGAGGTGTGCCCGGGTGCGGGCGGGCCCTGGTACGGGCGAGGGGACCGGCGACCGGTCCCGGAGGACCCGGCGGCAGCGGGAGCGCGGTGAGCTCAACAGCTGCGACAGCAACAGCTACAGCGAGCGTGGACAGCACCGAGGGACCCGGCGGTGCGGGTCGAGGTGAGTGCCAAGTTCGCGAGCATGCCCACCAGCACACCGGTTCACACCCGCACTGTCAACCTGACGTCCGGTTTGTGCGAGATCTTTCACCTCATCCGGTCCATCTCGGAGGCGAAAGGTTTGTGCACGGGGTTGCCGGGACACATGGCGCACAACCGGGCGCGCGAGCCGCGGTGCGACCCCTGGTCCGTGTGCGATCCCCGCGATCCACAGGTGATCCGGCTCGCTCCCTCGGCCGTGTCGGAACGAGATCGAAGTCCTGGGCGTCTTCCTCTGTACACGTCCTGTGCGGAGTCGGTGCTCCACCGGGTCCCTTTCGGCTGTCAGGGTTTATGCCGATTTGAACACTTTCCGCATAGCCTTGGTTCCGCAGAGTGAATAAGAGGCCCAATAGCAGATCTCGGCTTGACTGGCCCGGATCGGCGCACTTGTAATTTCACTCGTGTCGTTCAGCCGAAATCGGTGGCGGCAGCATTCACGGGGACGCGAGACGGACGAGGGGCACACATGACCGAGCTGTTTCAGGAACTGCTGGTCGACGAGGCCGAAGAGGAGCTCGGCTGGCAGGAGCGGGCGCTCTGCGCGCAGACCGACCCCGAGTCCTTCTTCCCTGAGAAGGGCGGCTCCACCCGGGAGGCGAAAAAGGTCTGCCTCGCCTGCGAGGTCCGCTCGGAATGCCTTGAATACGCCCTCGCCAACGACGAACGCTTCGGAATCTGGGGCGGTCTGTCCGAGCGCGAGCGGCGCCGCCTGAAGAAGGCCGCCGTCTGACCGTGGCTCGATCGCGACCCGATCGCCCTCCGGTCGCGGTCCGATCGAACGCCGCACAACCCCGTATAGCGATACGTACCGAACGGCCCGTCGTCAGTGGGTTATCCACAGGCGGCGGGCCGCTCCGTTGTCCAGCCGTTAGTGTGGGCCTCCGTCCGGGACGCCCCGTGGTCCCTCCAGGGCACAGGCGTCCACCGCAGTCCAGCGAACCGGGGCCC belongs to Streptomyces sp. V3I8 and includes:
- a CDS encoding WhiB family transcriptional regulator, with translation MTELFQELLVDEAEEELGWQERALCAQTDPESFFPEKGGSTREAKKVCLACEVRSECLEYALANDERFGIWGGLSERERRRLKKAAV
- a CDS encoding cysteine dioxygenase family protein, producing MNSDSDLQIAGDILEVPHLLQPPREHPATVSEFVGLARSLAADRSRWEHLVRYDATSRWYHRLRTGPGYEVWLLSWVPGQGSGLHDHGPSSGVLTVLQGALTERTERGTRALGAGAQRVFAPGYAHEVVNDTLEPAVSLHVYHPGLTEMPMHGAHAARCSVAEVR